The following proteins come from a genomic window of Miscanthus floridulus cultivar M001 chromosome 2, ASM1932011v1, whole genome shotgun sequence:
- the LOC136536512 gene encoding CASP-like protein 4U1, protein MAGNSAQGLLMPSLSYIWAPILSLFLSLSLSYLPHPSSTPPPLPAPSLAFVHRHPRLTTPYTAPVRSPIPALALRPPASTAPPPRPCRTPCSRRSPRQSTRLRRALASPTPTTTLATPRRAGVVTVIVPPATADLSHARRATHARRASLTAQSTGHPTGPPPRFWPASRSRPSEPPVPRVPRLGPAPHRASPACLRAPRLLLPRAVPVAAPRPDRVRRRPPRVRHAPG, encoded by the exons ATGGCAGGCAACTCGGCGCAAGGGTTACTGATGCCGAGCCTATCTTACATATGGGCCccaatcctttctctcttcctctccctctctctctcgtaCCTCCCTCACCCGAGCAGcacaccgccgccgctgcctgcgCCCTCTCTCGCCTTCGTCCACAGACACCCACGCCTCACCACGCCCTACACCGCGCCTGTTCGCTCACCGATCCCCGCGCTCGCCCTGCGCCCGCCCGCCAGCACAGCGCCTCCACCACGGCCGTGTCGGACCCCATGCTCGCGCCGGTCCCCTCGTCAGTCCACACGCCTGCGCCGCGCCCTCGCCTCGCCCACGCCCACGACCACCTTAGCCACGCCCCGCCGCGCCGGTGTAGTGACCGTGATCGTGCCGCCCGCCACTGCCGACCTCAGCCACGCCCGCCGTGCCACCCACGCCCGTCGAGCCAGCCTCACCGCGCAGAGCACTGGGCATCCCAC cgggccgccgcctcgcttctggcccgccagccgaagccggcccagcgagcctCCCGTGCCGCGCGtgcctcgcctcggcccagccccgcaccgcgccagcccggcctgcctccgcgcgccgcgccttcttctcccgcgcgccgtgcccgtcgccgcgccacgtcccgaccgcgtcaggcgacgcccgccgcgtgtccgccacgcgcccGGCTAG